In Arcobacter sp. CECT 8983, a single window of DNA contains:
- a CDS encoding nitrate reductase cytochrome c-type subunit: MKLITKISLGLATSSFLIFVGCSTAQPTISEESLGLRKVDLYSEDKVIPDETKYSKAAPSTSKTIARAFQDAPPMIPHDVDGMLPITVNNNQCISCHTPGVAESFGALPYPKSHTINFRPDTSLTKNGDIVKNGKLVKNTSSEKMEYVTINEMHQLSNSRFNCSQCHAPQSEGELVGNTFTPDYTKEDGAKKSSWTGTSLTEGLDTLME; this comes from the coding sequence ATGAAACTAATAACAAAAATTAGTCTTGGTCTTGCAACTTCTTCCTTTTTAATTTTTGTAGGGTGTAGTACAGCTCAACCTACAATTAGTGAAGAGTCTTTAGGGCTTAGAAAAGTTGACCTATATAGTGAAGATAAAGTAATTCCTGATGAAACAAAATATAGTAAAGCGGCTCCAAGTACGTCAAAAACTATTGCAAGGGCATTTCAAGATGCTCCACCAATGATTCCCCATGATGTAGATGGAATGCTTCCAATTACGGTTAATAATAATCAATGTATCTCTTGTCATACACCAGGAGTAGCAGAGTCTTTTGGAGCTTTACCTTATCCAAAATCTCACACGATTAACTTTAGACCAGATACTTCATTAACAAAAAATGGTGATATTGTTAAGAATGGAAAACTTGTTAAAAATACTTCATCTGAGAAAATGGAATATGTAACTATAAATGAGATGCATCAGTTATCAAACTCAAGGTTTAACTGTTCTCAATGTCATGCTCCTCAAAGTGAAGGGGAGTTAGTAGGAAATACATTTACTCCTGATTACACAAAAGAAGATGGAGCAAAAAAATCTTCATGGACTGGAACAAGTCTAACTGAAGGTTTAGATACATTAATGGAATAA
- a CDS encoding aminotransferase class V-fold PLP-dependent enzyme, with product MKKNIYRPFFDKNTNTLDFIRYNTIGKNKSDYFDYTASGLAFRQIENRIRDVLETYANTHSKESLNANITNQYYNEAIESLSSSLELNEEFAIIPSGCGATSAIKKFQELIGVYIPPATLKRFGISVAKKKLPLIIVGPYEHHSNEVSYREALCEVKRIRLTDEGLIDLRQLKEVLQENRHREIIGCFCIASNVTGIITPYEEISRLLRLYGAKVCFDAAASSSYMNIPCELYDALVMSPHKLLGGPSSCGILAIRKSLVDETLAPTFAGGGTVAYVNSKVQEYEKDISARETAGTPGILQLIRAALAYKLRNEIGFEFIKEQKKQLLSHLLKGLEKIEGITIYGNKEEENIGIVSFNIANLNPYKICEKLSSNSGIQTRAGCSCAGPYGHDLLGKTSKEELEEKPGWLRISVHYSQTKEDIDRLIEAIKGSI from the coding sequence ATGAAAAAAAATATCTACAGACCATTTTTTGATAAAAATACAAATACTTTAGATTTTATTAGATACAACACTATAGGTAAGAACAAAAGCGACTATTTTGACTATACAGCTTCAGGTCTTGCATTTAGACAAATAGAGAATCGTATAAGAGATGTTCTTGAAACATATGCTAATACACACTCTAAAGAGTCTTTAAATGCAAATATTACAAACCAATACTATAATGAAGCAATAGAAAGCCTAAGCAGTAGTTTAGAACTAAATGAAGAGTTTGCTATTATTCCTAGTGGATGTGGGGCAACTTCTGCCATAAAAAAATTCCAAGAACTAATTGGAGTATATATTCCACCAGCAACATTAAAAAGATTTGGAATTTCTGTAGCAAAGAAAAAATTACCACTTATTATAGTTGGACCATATGAACATCACTCAAATGAAGTAAGTTATAGAGAAGCCCTTTGTGAAGTAAAAAGAATAAGACTTACTGATGAGGGATTGATTGATCTTAGACAACTTAAAGAGGTTTTACAAGAAAATCGTCATAGAGAAATCATAGGATGTTTTTGTATTGCTTCTAATGTTACAGGGATTATTACTCCTTATGAAGAAATTTCAAGACTATTAAGATTATATGGAGCTAAAGTTTGTTTTGATGCAGCTGCTAGTTCTTCATATATGAATATTCCTTGTGAATTATATGATGCTCTTGTAATGTCTCCCCATAAACTTCTTGGAGGACCTTCTAGTTGTGGAATTCTTGCTATTAGGAAATCTTTAGTTGATGAAACACTTGCTCCAACTTTTGCAGGTGGAGGAACTGTTGCTTATGTAAACTCAAAAGTGCAAGAGTATGAAAAAGATATTAGTGCAAGAGAAACAGCAGGAACACCTGGAATTTTACAACTTATTCGTGCAGCACTTGCATACAAATTAAGAAATGAAATAGGTTTTGAGTTTATAAAAGAGCAAAAAAAACAACTTCTTTCTCATCTTTTAAAGGGTTTAGAAAAAATAGAAGGTATTACTATTTATGGAAATAAAGAAGAAGAGAATATTGGAATTGTCTCTTTTAATATTGCAAATTTAAATCCATATAAAATATGTGAAAAACTATCTTCAAATAGTGGTATTCAAACAAGAGCAGGATGTTCTTGTGCAGGTCCATATGGACATGATTTATTAGGAAAAACTTCTAAAGAAGAGTTAGAAGAAAAGCCAGGTTGGCTTAGAATATCAGTTCATTATTCACAAACAAAAGAAGATATTGATAGACTAATAGAAGCAATAAAAGGTTCTATTTAA
- a CDS encoding ferredoxin-type protein NapF, whose translation MRRRELFSSLASSFTNTKKEEQEQVIRLPYNEDKSLFLKECPSCNAPCVTLCEEDIIVLGEDKTPHIDFSKGGCTYCGECAKACEYGVLLEDSDEKIAAKVEIDIMKCLSWNNTMCFSCKDPCLDDAIEFLGMFRPSILEDKCTNCGFCLNVCPSEAIIVKGV comes from the coding sequence ATGAGAAGAAGAGAGTTATTCAGCTCTCTTGCTTCTTCTTTTACAAATACAAAGAAAGAAGAGCAAGAGCAAGTTATAAGATTACCATACAATGAAGACAAGAGTCTTTTTCTCAAAGAGTGCCCAAGTTGTAATGCACCTTGTGTTACTCTTTGTGAAGAAGATATAATAGTATTAGGTGAAGATAAAACACCTCATATAGATTTTTCAAAAGGCGGTTGCACTTATTGTGGCGAATGTGCCAAAGCATGTGAATATGGAGTCTTATTAGAAGACTCAGATGAAAAAATAGCTGCAAAAGTTGAGATTGATATTATGAAGTGTTTAAGTTGGAATAATACAATGTGTTTTTCATGTAAAGATCCATGTTTAGATGATGCAATAGAGTTTTTAGGTATGTTTAGACCTTCAATATTAGAAGATAAATGTACAAACTGTGGTTTTTGTTTAAATGTATGTCCTAGTGAAGCAATAATAGTTAAAGGAGTTTAA
- the napA gene encoding nitrate reductase catalytic subunit NapA, with the protein MALSRRDFLRSSAAASAAAAVGMNVPSQLQASANNAEKGWRWDKAACRFCGTGCGIMLATKNGKIVAVKGDPAAPVNRGLNCIKGYFNAKIMYGADRLKQPLLRMNAKGEFDKNGKFAPISWKRAFDEMEIHIKKALKASGPEGVGVFASGQYTIMEGYAAQKMMKGGFRSNAIDPNARHCMASAVVGFYQTFGIDEPSGCYDDIELTDTVVCWGSNMAEMHPILWSRVTDRKLSNPDKVQVVNLSTYRHRTSDLADIEIIFTPNTDLAIWNYIAREIVYNHPEAIDWDFVKKHIVFAASPVNMGYGMRRSDEKAIKEGKYTAKEMETISKEMEKIVSETEAPALAPYGYKAGDKMVNKPAGLKHWEISFEEYKKFLEPYDIDYVAKISKGNPDESIEQFKEKLQKLANLYIEKNRKVVSFWTMGMNQHTRGTWVNTLAYNVHFLLNKQAKPGSGAFSLTGQPSACGTAREVGTFCHRLPADMMVKNGKHRKIVENKWKIPDGTLNPVGNQHIMKIHRDIEDGLIKFAWVNVCNPYQDTASASHWIKAAREMDNFIVTSDGYPGISAKVSDLILPSAMIYEKWGAYGNAERRTQHWRQQVLPVGDAMSDTWQWVELSKRFTVKDLWGEYTLRNGKKLPNVISEAKKMGYNEDTTMYEILFANKDAKSYKIDLENPIQKGFDNSEALGDSRNVKGSDGEVFKGYGFFIQKYLFEEYAWFGRGHAHDLADFDTYHKVRGLKWPVVDGKETQWRFNTKYDPYAKKYGKETGHTDFAFYGKLAKALPQGDLNGIKDKTKKALKNKAKIFARPYMDPPEVPDETYPLWMSTGRVLEHWHSGTMTMRVPELYRAVPEALVYVHPEDAKKFDIKQGELAWVESRRGKVKARVETRGRNRPSKGLVYVPWFDEKVFINKVCADYTCPQSKQTDFKKCAVKVYKV; encoded by the coding sequence ATGGCACTTTCAAGGAGAGATTTCTTAAGAAGTTCCGCAGCAGCTTCAGCAGCAGCAGCTGTAGGAATGAATGTCCCTTCACAACTTCAAGCATCAGCAAATAATGCTGAAAAAGGTTGGCGATGGGATAAAGCAGCGTGTAGATTCTGTGGTACAGGTTGTGGAATCATGCTTGCAACAAAAAATGGAAAAATTGTTGCAGTTAAAGGAGACCCAGCAGCACCAGTTAACAGAGGACTTAACTGTATTAAAGGTTATTTTAATGCAAAAATTATGTATGGTGCGGATAGATTAAAGCAACCATTACTTAGAATGAATGCAAAGGGTGAGTTTGATAAAAATGGTAAATTTGCCCCTATTTCATGGAAAAGAGCTTTTGATGAGATGGAAATTCATATCAAAAAAGCTTTAAAAGCAAGTGGTCCAGAGGGAGTTGGTGTGTTTGCTTCTGGTCAATACACTATTATGGAAGGTTATGCAGCTCAAAAGATGATGAAAGGTGGATTTAGATCAAACGCTATTGATCCAAATGCAAGACACTGTATGGCATCTGCTGTTGTTGGTTTTTATCAAACTTTTGGTATTGATGAGCCAAGTGGTTGTTATGATGATATTGAACTTACTGATACAGTTGTATGTTGGGGTTCAAATATGGCAGAAATGCACCCAATTTTATGGTCAAGGGTAACAGATAGAAAACTTTCAAATCCTGATAAAGTTCAAGTAGTAAACTTATCTACTTATAGACATAGAACTTCTGATTTAGCTGATATTGAAATTATTTTCACTCCTAATACAGACTTAGCAATTTGGAATTATATTGCAAGAGAGATTGTATATAATCATCCAGAAGCAATTGATTGGGATTTTGTTAAAAAACATATTGTATTTGCAGCCAGCCCAGTTAATATGGGTTATGGTATGAGAAGATCAGATGAAAAAGCTATAAAAGAAGGTAAATATACAGCTAAAGAGATGGAAACTATCTCAAAAGAGATGGAAAAAATTGTATCTGAAACAGAAGCTCCTGCACTTGCTCCTTATGGATATAAAGCTGGAGATAAAATGGTTAATAAACCAGCTGGTTTAAAACACTGGGAAATCTCTTTTGAAGAGTATAAAAAATTCTTAGAGCCATATGATATTGATTATGTAGCAAAAATCTCAAAAGGTAATCCTGATGAATCAATTGAACAGTTCAAAGAAAAACTTCAAAAATTAGCAAATCTATATATTGAAAAAAATAGAAAAGTAGTATCATTCTGGACTATGGGTATGAACCAACATACAAGAGGTACTTGGGTAAATACTTTAGCATATAATGTTCACTTCTTATTAAATAAACAAGCTAAACCAGGTTCTGGTGCATTCTCACTGACAGGTCAACCAAGTGCTTGTGGTACAGCAAGAGAAGTAGGAACATTCTGTCACAGATTACCAGCAGATATGATGGTAAAAAATGGTAAACATAGAAAAATAGTTGAAAATAAATGGAAAATTCCAGATGGAACATTAAATCCAGTTGGAAATCAACATATTATGAAAATCCATAGAGATATTGAAGATGGACTTATTAAATTTGCATGGGTAAATGTATGTAATCCATATCAAGATACAGCAAGTGCATCTCACTGGATTAAAGCAGCACGTGAAATGGATAACTTCATTGTAACTTCAGATGGATATCCAGGTATTTCTGCAAAAGTTTCTGACCTTATTTTACCATCTGCAATGATATATGAAAAATGGGGTGCTTATGGAAATGCAGAGAGAAGAACTCAACACTGGAGACAACAAGTATTACCTGTAGGTGATGCAATGTCTGATACATGGCAATGGGTTGAACTTTCAAAAAGATTTACTGTAAAAGATCTTTGGGGTGAATATACTCTAAGAAATGGTAAAAAACTTCCAAATGTAATTTCTGAAGCTAAAAAAATGGGATATAACGAAGATACTACAATGTATGAAATCCTATTTGCAAACAAAGATGCAAAGTCATATAAAATTGATTTAGAAAATCCTATCCAAAAAGGTTTTGATAATTCTGAAGCTCTAGGTGATAGCAGAAATGTAAAAGGTAGTGATGGGGAAGTTTTCAAAGGTTATGGATTCTTTATTCAAAAATATCTATTTGAAGAATATGCTTGGTTTGGTAGAGGTCATGCACACGATTTAGCAGATTTTGATACTTATCACAAAGTTAGAGGTCTTAAATGGCCAGTTGTAGATGGTAAAGAGACTCAATGGAGATTTAATACTAAATATGACCCATATGCTAAAAAATATGGAAAAGAAACAGGACACACTGATTTTGCATTCTATGGTAAATTAGCAAAAGCATTACCTCAAGGTGACTTAAATGGTATTAAAGATAAAACTAAAAAAGCTTTAAAAAACAAAGCAAAAATCTTTGCACGTCCATATATGGATCCACCAGAAGTTCCAGATGAAACATATCCATTATGGATGAGTACAGGTAGAGTATTAGAACACTGGCATAGTGGAACTATGACAATGAGAGTTCCTGAGTTATATAGAGCAGTTCCTGAAGCATTAGTATATGTTCACCCAGAAGATGCTAAGAAGTTTGATATTAAACAAGGTGAATTAGCGTGGGTTGAATCTAGAAGAGGAAAAGTTAAAGCAAGAGTTGAAACAAGAGGAAGAAATAGACCTTCAAAAGGACTTGTTTATGTTCCTTGGTTTGATGAAAAAGTATTTATTAATAAAGTTTGTGCAGACTATACTTGTCCGCAATCAAAACAAACAGACTTTAAAAAATGTGCAGTAAAAGTATATAAAGTATAA
- a CDS encoding chaperone NapD, with the protein MNISSIVVQTRPEYLDEVVEALKKCEVCEYHLHDEVGRVIVTIEGNGVQEELEKLKVIETIPHIISADMQMAYSEDELEEHMDVLNEAEVVPKMLNDDTPADKIIYRGDLKKKDLAGFAQEFDKR; encoded by the coding sequence ATGAATATTTCAAGTATCGTAGTTCAAACAAGACCAGAGTATTTAGATGAGGTTGTAGAAGCATTAAAAAAGTGTGAAGTTTGCGAATATCATCTTCATGATGAGGTAGGAAGAGTTATTGTTACAATAGAAGGAAATGGTGTACAAGAAGAGCTTGAAAAACTTAAAGTTATAGAAACTATTCCTCATATTATAAGTGCTGATATGCAAATGGCTTATAGTGAAGATGAGCTAGAAGAGCATATGGATGTGTTAAATGAAGCAGAAGTTGTTCCAAAAATGTTAAATGATGATACACCTGCAGATAAGATTATTTATAGAGGTGATTTAAAGAAAAAAGACCTTGCCGGTTTTGCACAAGAGTTTGATAAAAGGTAG
- a CDS encoding PAS domain-containing protein has product MIEFLESEFLIETQIPEDELIISRTDLKGNITYANETFASISGYDINELIGQPHSILRHPDMPKRVFRNLWKTLETEQKWEGVVKNLRKDKGFYWVHATISGVYKDDKLIEYKSIRTPISFSDKLRYQSLYDEYRNIDRDNIRRVIYES; this is encoded by the coding sequence ATGATAGAGTTTTTAGAGAGTGAATTTTTAATTGAAACTCAAATCCCAGAGGATGAACTAATTATTTCAAGAACTGACTTAAAAGGTAATATCACTTATGCTAATGAGACTTTTGCAAGTATTTCTGGCTATGATATAAATGAGCTAATAGGGCAACCACATAGTATTTTAAGACATCCAGATATGCCAAAAAGAGTTTTTAGAAATCTTTGGAAAACTTTAGAAACTGAACAAAAATGGGAAGGTGTAGTAAAAAATCTTAGAAAAGACAAAGGTTTTTACTGGGTTCATGCAACTATTAGTGGTGTTTATAAAGATGACAAGTTAATAGAATACAAATCAATAAGAACACCAATTAGTTTTAGTGATAAATTAAGATATCAAAGTTTGTATGATGAGTATAGAAATATTGATAGAGATAATATTAGAAGAGTTATCTACGAGTCTTAA
- a CDS encoding nitrite/sulfite reductase, which produces MAKETKAQRVERIKKEKDGLDVLQDIYLYAVTGEEVDPEDIDRFKWYGMYTQNKNLQDENDNTLYFMLRVKLEGGQLTLPQLKVVSEISEKYARGTADFTTRQDLQFHFIKVVDLPEIFRLLDTVGLSSIFAAGDVPRNVVSCPINGIDHEEIADVRETVDKLNEAFKGNRLFSNLPRKYKVGVNGCSKNCMHHEIQDVSFNAVKQENGRVQFAVSVGGGLASNKRIANHIGYVTPSQVVPTAKAITKIYRDHGLREKRNKARLGHLIEEWGLEKFVEQLQASLTFKIKEPNDIEYTNSRFREHFGIHESKEKGKSYIGCALNSGHIGVDGLNNLIKLFEKYKATLLKCTVTQNIIILDANSDTAEEFAQELEKVGIYPYPSNFRARVQACTGIDFCKFAISETKGVAKRLVDHLENKFPDFGERVSISVNGCPNSCAHPHIVDIGFMGTKVKKDGKTVTGFELLVGGFLEGNKSQFNQKTGIKFAAEDVNEHVEELINEYLSSNYSSFHDYIITKAK; this is translated from the coding sequence ATGGCAAAAGAAACTAAAGCACAAAGAGTAGAACGTATAAAGAAAGAAAAAGATGGTCTTGATGTACTTCAAGACATCTATCTTTATGCAGTAACAGGGGAAGAAGTAGATCCTGAAGATATTGATAGATTTAAATGGTACGGAATGTACACACAAAATAAAAATCTACAAGATGAAAATGATAATACATTATATTTCATGCTTAGAGTTAAACTTGAAGGTGGACAATTAACTTTACCTCAATTAAAAGTTGTATCTGAGATATCAGAAAAGTATGCAAGGGGAACTGCTGATTTTACAACAAGACAAGATTTACAGTTTCACTTTATCAAAGTAGTTGATTTACCAGAGATCTTTAGACTTCTAGATACAGTTGGATTATCATCTATTTTTGCAGCAGGAGATGTACCAAGAAATGTTGTATCATGTCCAATTAATGGTATTGACCATGAAGAAATAGCTGATGTAAGAGAAACAGTTGATAAACTAAATGAAGCTTTTAAAGGAAATAGACTATTCTCTAACCTTCCTAGAAAATATAAAGTTGGGGTAAATGGATGTTCTAAAAACTGTATGCACCATGAAATCCAAGATGTTAGTTTCAATGCAGTTAAACAAGAGAATGGAAGAGTTCAGTTTGCAGTAAGTGTTGGTGGAGGTTTAGCTTCAAATAAAAGAATTGCTAATCATATTGGATATGTAACTCCTTCTCAAGTTGTTCCTACTGCTAAAGCTATTACTAAAATCTATAGAGACCATGGATTAAGAGAAAAAAGAAATAAAGCTAGACTTGGACACTTAATTGAAGAATGGGGATTAGAAAAGTTTGTTGAACAGTTACAAGCTTCTTTAACATTTAAAATCAAAGAACCAAATGATATTGAATATACAAACTCAAGATTTAGAGAACATTTTGGTATTCATGAGAGTAAAGAAAAAGGTAAAAGCTATATTGGGTGTGCATTAAACTCTGGACACATTGGAGTTGATGGTTTAAATAATCTAATCAAACTTTTTGAGAAATATAAAGCTACTTTACTTAAATGTACAGTTACTCAAAATATTATCATCTTAGATGCAAATAGTGATACTGCTGAAGAGTTTGCACAAGAGTTAGAAAAAGTAGGTATTTATCCTTATCCTTCTAATTTTAGAGCAAGAGTTCAAGCTTGTACTGGAATTGACTTCTGTAAATTTGCAATTTCTGAAACAAAAGGTGTTGCAAAAAGATTAGTTGACCACTTAGAAAATAAATTCCCTGATTTTGGAGAAAGAGTTTCTATTTCTGTAAATGGTTGCCCTAACTCATGTGCTCATCCTCATATTGTTGATATTGGTTTTATGGGTACAAAAGTTAAAAAAGATGGTAAAACTGTTACAGGTTTTGAACTTCTTGTTGGTGGATTCCTTGAAGGTAATAAATCTCAATTTAATCAAAAAACAGGAATCAAATTTGCGGCTGAAGATGTAAATGAACATGTGGAAGAGCTTATAAATGAATATTTATCTTCTAATTATTCATCATTTCATGATTACATCATCACAAAAGCTAAATAA
- a CDS encoding WD40 repeat domain-containing protein: MIKVFLSFLILVVSSFALEEVTPTYSLKATGTVQEIVYKDKLLYAGTDNGTVEVFDTKEKKIIKTIEIPKIKDFMGDTISAKVYSIDLLDNKIVIVSQGMKGYRNLWIYEEEKLKKLIDIDKKFFIQKASFVNDTRIVFALLSNQIGIFDIKKNKVTVLTQVSQSSFSHFALNENRSEVATTDESGIVRVLKTSDLVVKKELKALNLDRVYQLDFKKGKILTAGKDRKAVFYDSFSSYALNFDFLLYSCALSKNAKYGAIAFNEENEILVFNTSSKKYLYKLIGQDATLTQILFISEKEIFASSDSQTINFWRLK, from the coding sequence ATGATTAAAGTCTTTTTATCTTTTTTAATCTTAGTAGTATCATCTTTTGCATTAGAAGAAGTAACTCCTACTTACTCTTTAAAAGCAACGGGAACAGTTCAAGAAATAGTATATAAAGATAAATTGTTATATGCAGGAACTGATAATGGAACTGTAGAGGTTTTTGATACTAAAGAAAAAAAGATAATTAAGACAATAGAAATTCCAAAAATAAAAGATTTTATGGGAGATACAATTTCTGCAAAGGTTTATTCTATTGATTTATTAGATAATAAAATAGTTATCGTCTCTCAGGGAATGAAAGGATATAGAAACCTTTGGATATATGAAGAAGAAAAACTAAAAAAACTTATTGATATAGATAAAAAGTTTTTTATTCAAAAGGCTTCTTTTGTTAATGATACAAGAATAGTATTTGCATTACTAAGTAATCAAATTGGTATTTTTGATATTAAAAAAAATAAGGTCACAGTTTTAACTCAAGTTAGTCAGTCTTCATTTTCTCATTTTGCCTTAAACGAGAATAGAAGTGAAGTAGCAACAACTGATGAAAGTGGTATAGTAAGAGTTTTAAAAACAAGTGATTTAGTAGTCAAAAAAGAATTAAAAGCTTTAAATTTAGATAGAGTTTATCAACTAGATTTTAAAAAAGGAAAAATATTAACTGCAGGAAAAGATAGAAAAGCAGTTTTCTATGATAGTTTTAGTTCATATGCACTAAATTTTGATTTTCTTCTTTATAGTTGTGCCTTAAGCAAAAATGCTAAATATGGTGCAATTGCATTTAATGAGGAAAATGAGATTTTAGTGTTTAATACAAGCAGTAAAAAGTATTTATATAAACTAATTGGACAAGATGCTACTTTAACTCAGATTCTGTTTATTTCAGAAAAAGAGATTTTTGCAAGTAGTGATAGTCAAACAATAAATTTTTGGAGATTAAAATGA
- the napG gene encoding ferredoxin-type protein NapG, which produces MKKEVVSDRRRFFLNIARAFGLATLGALTWSAYVDEVTASELTLRPPAALDEEDFLKTCIKCGMCVEACPYDTLKLAKPGDNKPLGTPYFTPRDIPCYMCPDIPCVPVCPTDALDITKVSKNNKLDINMADMGVAVVDSKNCIAFWGIQCDACYRACPILGEAITIEYTKNERTGKHAFMKPVVNSDYCTGCGLCEKACVTEKASIFVLPREVALGKAGNYYIKGWDKTDEKRLEDSTSGTTKTEISERKAVDSLNDMEGLLDD; this is translated from the coding sequence ATGAAAAAAGAAGTTGTAAGCGATAGAAGAAGATTCTTTCTAAATATAGCAAGAGCCTTTGGACTAGCAACTTTAGGTGCCTTAACTTGGAGTGCTTATGTAGATGAGGTGACAGCGTCTGAACTTACATTAAGACCTCCTGCTGCATTAGATGAGGAGGACTTTTTAAAAACATGTATCAAATGTGGTATGTGTGTTGAAGCCTGTCCTTATGATACATTGAAGTTAGCAAAACCAGGTGATAATAAGCCTTTAGGCACACCATATTTTACTCCAAGAGATATACCATGTTATATGTGTCCAGATATACCATGTGTTCCAGTTTGTCCAACTGATGCCTTAGATATAACCAAGGTTAGTAAAAATAATAAGCTAGATATAAATATGGCAGATATGGGAGTTGCAGTTGTTGACTCTAAAAACTGTATTGCCTTTTGGGGAATACAGTGTGATGCCTGTTATAGAGCCTGTCCTATTTTAGGAGAAGCAATTACTATTGAGTACACTAAAAATGAAAGAACAGGAAAACATGCTTTTATGAAACCTGTTGTAAATAGTGATTATTGTACTGGATGTGGTCTTTGTGAAAAAGCTTGTGTAACTGAAAAAGCTTCTATTTTTGTTCTTCCTAGAGAAGTTGCTTTAGGAAAAGCTGGGAATTATTATATAAAAGGTTGGGACAAAACAGATGAGAAAAGATTAGAAGATAGTACTAGTGGAACAACTAAAACAGAAATAAGTGAACGAAAAGCAGTTGATTCATTAAATGATATGGAAGGATTACTAGATGATTAA
- the napH gene encoding quinol dehydrogenase ferredoxin subunit NapH — protein sequence MIKNKYLIQRRVVQVSILFLYIAANIWGWNILTGNLSTSLLFDKIPLSDPYAVLQMFFSGAVLASDIFIGALIIFIFYALVGGRVFCSWVCPMNIVTDLSNFLRRRLGFNQIQKRQPASRTIRYWVLGLSLVISFILAVPAFEFISPISMLHRGIIFGMGLGWAAVLIIFLFDLFVLKNGWCGHVCPLGAFYSIVGKYSLVRVEHNENKCTLCMKCKEVCPENQVLFMVGKSSEQVLLGECTNCARCIEVCDDDALNFSIRNLIEQKNKEK from the coding sequence ATGATTAAGAATAAATATTTAATCCAAAGAAGAGTAGTTCAAGTATCAATTTTATTCCTATATATTGCAGCAAATATTTGGGGATGGAATATTTTAACTGGTAATTTAAGTACTTCTTTATTATTTGATAAGATCCCATTAAGTGATCCTTATGCTGTGTTACAGATGTTTTTTTCAGGTGCAGTACTTGCTTCTGATATATTTATAGGGGCATTGATTATTTTTATTTTCTATGCTTTAGTTGGTGGAAGAGTATTTTGCTCATGGGTTTGTCCAATGAATATAGTAACTGATTTATCTAACTTCTTACGAAGAAGACTAGGTTTTAATCAAATTCAAAAAAGACAACCAGCAAGTAGAACAATTAGATATTGGGTATTAGGTCTTAGTTTAGTAATATCTTTTATTTTAGCAGTTCCTGCTTTTGAGTTTATTTCGCCAATCTCTATGTTACACAGGGGAATAATATTTGGTATGGGTCTTGGTTGGGCTGCGGTACTTATTATTTTTCTTTTTGATCTTTTTGTTTTAAAAAATGGATGGTGTGGACATGTTTGTCCTCTAGGAGCTTTCTATTCAATAGTTGGCAAATATAGTTTAGTTCGTGTAGAACATAATGAAAACAAATGTACTTTATGTATGAAATGCAAAGAGGTTTGTCCCGAAAACCAAGTACTTTTTATGGTTGGAAAATCAAGTGAACAAGTTCTTTTAGGCGAGTGTACAAATTGTGCAAGATGTATAGAAGTTTGTGATGATGATGCACTAAACTTCTCAATAAGAAATTTAATAGAGCAAAAAAACAAGGAGAAATAA